In Armatimonadota bacterium, a single genomic region encodes these proteins:
- the gspD gene encoding type II secretion system secretin GspD: MRRTSLAIAVLALGLLLLPAAHIRAQPAEVVTLDVRGLDIDNLLQFYSRVFGLTVVKDPNLTGAVTIMCPEPVSRQEALDILNSVLEVRGFTSIRQGSLLKVVPLAKAVQSNVGLTVGRSPGAEGDQVVTQLIPLRGADAAQLQAELAPLVTTGASIIGNSASNTLVITDYASNIARLLQVIEQVDSANAGQVRVFPLAYADASDVASLLTQMFFTAPRGAATTAGGAQLPGWQRRLLGAAAATSGGRAGTATAAAGQAVADTRTNAVLVSTSKERLEAIAEVIQSLDRPVERQGNLTVVALERANATDVANALNQALGGRASSAARTTTTTRTAQPTTRTTSASQRTGATTRAFDDASSSRAEEPTSGSADSVVAQVAPPPAAAAAAAGAQSANVIELGGNVSVVAEPNTNSLIISAPPEYALLMKQLIAQLDQAPPQVLIEAIVAEVALDTERKLGFEWSWTEHRHLGNDDLTGTVGTDLGAAQETLGFRYSIAGASLNTLLHALATDDKVTILSTPRIFTSNNRPAEINISTQTPYVSSVRTTDTTETFSVQYLDVGVILTVTPQIAPDGTVTMQVTQEANELLGFQSFGTVQAPTVARRSAQATIRVADGQTAILGGIISNNSRRLVSKVPVLGDLPLLGNLFRHSTVTNKRSELLVFLTPKVVRTAEETTALTRGEQERSIVPLPTTTAPKGSR; this comes from the coding sequence ATGAGAAGGACCTCACTGGCGATCGCGGTGCTGGCGCTGGGCCTGCTCCTGCTGCCGGCGGCGCACATTCGCGCGCAGCCCGCCGAGGTTGTCACCCTCGACGTGCGCGGGCTGGACATTGACAACCTGCTGCAGTTCTACAGCCGCGTTTTCGGCCTGACGGTGGTGAAAGACCCGAACCTCACCGGCGCGGTGACGATCATGTGCCCCGAACCGGTGTCGCGCCAGGAGGCGCTGGACATCCTCAACTCGGTGCTGGAGGTGCGCGGTTTCACCTCGATACGGCAGGGGAGCCTACTCAAGGTGGTGCCGCTGGCCAAGGCGGTGCAGTCCAATGTGGGGCTGACGGTGGGACGCTCGCCCGGCGCGGAAGGCGACCAGGTGGTAACCCAGCTCATCCCGCTGCGCGGCGCCGACGCGGCGCAGCTGCAGGCCGAGCTGGCGCCGCTGGTGACCACCGGGGCCAGCATCATCGGCAACTCCGCCAGCAACACCCTGGTGATCACGGACTACGCGAGCAACATCGCGCGGCTGCTGCAGGTGATCGAACAGGTTGACTCGGCCAACGCGGGACAGGTGCGCGTCTTTCCGCTGGCTTACGCCGACGCCTCCGATGTCGCCTCGCTGCTGACCCAGATGTTCTTCACCGCCCCCCGCGGGGCGGCGACGACGGCGGGCGGCGCGCAACTGCCAGGCTGGCAGCGGCGGCTATTGGGGGCGGCGGCGGCAACCTCGGGCGGCAGGGCCGGCACAGCTACCGCCGCGGCGGGGCAAGCGGTCGCCGACACCCGTACCAACGCGGTCCTGGTCAGCACCAGCAAGGAGCGCCTGGAGGCGATCGCCGAGGTCATCCAGAGCCTCGACCGGCCGGTGGAGCGGCAGGGGAATCTAACCGTCGTCGCGCTCGAGCGCGCCAACGCCACCGATGTCGCCAACGCGCTCAACCAGGCCCTGGGCGGCCGCGCATCGAGCGCGGCCCGGACGACGACCACCACCCGAACCGCACAGCCGACGACGCGCACCACCAGCGCCTCCCAACGCACGGGCGCGACGACGCGCGCATTCGATGATGCTTCGTCCAGCCGAGCGGAGGAGCCCACGAGCGGCTCCGCAGATAGCGTGGTCGCGCAGGTGGCCCCGCCGCCGGCCGCGGCCGCCGCTGCCGCCGGGGCCCAGTCGGCGAACGTGATTGAGTTGGGGGGCAACGTCTCGGTGGTGGCGGAGCCGAATACCAACTCGCTCATCATCTCAGCGCCGCCGGAGTACGCGCTGCTGATGAAGCAGTTGATCGCGCAGCTTGACCAGGCGCCGCCGCAGGTTCTGATCGAGGCCATAGTGGCCGAGGTGGCCCTGGACACCGAGCGCAAGCTGGGCTTCGAGTGGAGCTGGACCGAACACCGCCACCTGGGCAACGATGACCTCACCGGCACCGTGGGCACCGATCTAGGCGCGGCGCAGGAGACCTTGGGTTTCCGCTACTCCATCGCCGGCGCCAGCCTCAACACTCTCCTGCACGCCCTGGCCACCGACGACAAGGTCACCATCCTGTCCACGCCGCGCATCTTCACCTCCAACAACCGCCCCGCGGAGATCAACATCAGCACCCAGACGCCGTACGTGTCCAGCGTGCGCACGACCGACACGACAGAGACCTTCTCGGTGCAATACCTCGACGTGGGGGTGATTCTCACCGTCACGCCGCAGATCGCCCCCGACGGCACGGTGACGATGCAGGTGACGCAGGAGGCGAACGAGCTGCTCGGGTTCCAGAGCTTCGGGACGGTGCAGGCGCCCACGGTGGCGCGCCGCTCGGCGCAAGCGACGATCCGCGTCGCCGACGGGCAGACGGCCATCCTCGGCGGCATCATCAGCAACAACAGCCGCCGGTTGGTGAGCAAAGTGCCCGTGCTCGGCGACCTGCCGCTGCTGGGGAACCTGTTCCGGCACTCTACGGTGACCAACAAGCGCAGCGAGCTGCTGGTCTTCCTCACGCCCAAGGTGGTACGCACCGCCGAGGAGACCACGGCCCTGACTCGCGGCGAGCAGGAGCGGTCGATCGTGCCCTTGCCGACAACTACCGCCCCCAAGGGCTCCCGCTAG